From Juglans regia cultivar Chandler chromosome 6, Walnut 2.0, whole genome shotgun sequence, the proteins below share one genomic window:
- the LOC109012909 gene encoding alpha/beta hydrolase domain-containing protein 17B-like translates to MGNVTSSVAAKFAFFPPDPPTYDIYREEDGRLAFPGVTPDKNVDVHLLDTKGGNKIVAMLWRHPFARFTLLYSHGNAADLGQMHELFIELRAHLRVNIMSYDYSGYGASTGKPSEFNTYYDIEAVYNCLKSEYGIKQEDLILYGQSVGSGPTVHLASRLQKLRGVVLHSAILSGIRVLYPVKMTFWFDIFKNIDKIRNVSCPVLVIHGTNDDIVDWSHGKRLWELSKEKYDPLWVKGGGHCNLETYPEYIKHLRKFVNAMEKLSLTRPTKQLTSNSSFTEDRHNKCLRFGKR, encoded by the exons ATGGGCAATGTGACGTCGAGCGTGGCTGCCAAATTCGCTTTCTTTCCACCAGACCCGCCAACCTATGACATATACAGGGAAGAGGATGGGAGGCTGGCGTTCCCCGGGGTGACGCCGGACAAGAATGTGGACGTGCATTTGCTGGACACCAAGGGCGGGAACAAAATCGTTGCCATGCTTTGGAGGCACCCTTTTGCGCGGTTCACGTTGCTGTACTCGCATGGCAACGCTGCTGACTTGGGTCAGATGCACGAGCTCTTTATCGAGCTTAGGGCTCACCTGCGTGTCAATATCATGAG CTATGATTATTCAGGATATGGAGCATCGACTGGTAAG CCTTCTGAGTTCAACACCTATTATGACATAGAGGCTGTGTACAATTGTTTGAAGAGCGAATATGGAATTAAGCAAGAGGATTTGATTTTGTATGGCCAATCTGTTGGAAGTGGACCAACTGTGCACTTGGCTTCTCGGTTACAGAAGTTGAGAGGTGTTGTTCTTCATAGCGCCATTCTTTCAGGCATACGGGTGTTATATCCAGTCAAGATGACATTTTGGTTTGACATTTTTAAA aATATAGACAAAATACGGAATGTCAGCTGTCCAGTTTTAGTTATACat GGAACAAATGATGACATTGTTGATTGGTCCCATGGAAAGCGTTTATGGGAACTTTCCAAGGAAAAATACGATCCCTTATGGGTCAAGGGTGGGGGGCATTGCAACCTTGAAACTTATCCCGAGTATATTAAGCACTTGCGCAAGTTTGTAAATGCAATGGAGAAACTCTCACTCACAAGACCGACGAAACAACTCACTTCTAACTCAAGCTTTACAGAAGACAGACACAACAAGTGCTTGAGATTTGGAAAACGATAG
- the LOC109012910 gene encoding RNA polymerase I-specific transcription initiation factor RRN3 produces MGAEELANYGAGFHEMDNDDNFSDSEVVYHVKDALNSVSLGDSDSYDQLVGVMHHNERLAPEEVALLVTSLKALSGAVSYIDAVLHDSLLTSIFRMNMWNYRPDVMDALLELIISLAASNGKHVSSCLEMLVSNFTPPYSFVDTLKQPRGLARKEQVLSRVHSALKHIADLVPLAPSILSPIVSQRMPIYAKEPLAVIYVENMLKLESGAIGEFVRSTMLMAMMDMLIELDVEIGWDDILRDDSSKGIFQMELENADEIADYDEEDDYELPRELSRKSLGGNLIAEKLDSLMALTFEHLESCKANGRLSEVFEPLLDSFRITVLTTYKSKFAQFVMFYACALDPENCGVRFATLLVDIFVSKDYPMPFRMSAVAYLASFLSRANFLSAPFVAIMLKRLVDWCLEYCKTGGEINPVSHRLFYSACQAIMYVLCFRMKSMMDVAWFKSHLLFIEPILKHALSPLKVCLPSIVDEFCQQAEVANLFSSSEEFVFSDSLESEHSKAFGGMERLDMFFPFDPCLLRKSDRFIRPYFVYWSMVRPPCDEAEGISDEDIGEQEIDLDVSKMSITPRKSSAYWIHDGFEEPRGMPARIRPSTSPESL; encoded by the exons ATGGGAGCTGAGGAATTAGCTAACTACGGGGCAGGGTTTCATGAAATGGATAATGATGATAATTTTAGTGATTCTGAGGTAGTCTATCATGTCAAGGATGCTCTTAATTCAGTCTCATTG GGTGATAGTGACAGTTACGACCAGCTTGTTGGGGTTATGCATCACAATGAACGACTTGCCCCTGAGGAGGTGGCATTGCTTGTG ACCAGTTTAAAGGCACTATCTGGAGCAGTTTCTTATATAGATGCCGTTCTCCATGACTCTCTTCTTACTTCA ATTTTTAGAATGAACATGTGGAACTACAGACCTGATGTGATGGATGCGTTGCTTGAACTAATCATATCCTTG GCTGCTTCAAATGGAAAACATGTCAGTTCATGTTTGGAAATGCTTGTGAGCAACTTCACGCCACCATACTCATTCGTAGATACATTGAAGCAGCCACGTGGTCTTGCAAGAAAGGAACAAGTTCTTTCTCGTGTGCATTCAGCCCTGAAACACATAGCTGATTTGGTGCCTCTTGCTCCCTCTATACTATCTCCAATTGTTTCTCAAAGAATGCCAATTTATGCAAAGGAACCT TTGGCAGTCATATATGTTGAGAACATGTTAAAGCTTGAGAGTGGTGCAATTGGAGAATTTGTTAGGAGCACGATGCTTATGGCAATGATGGATATGCTGATAGAGTTGGAT GTGGAGATTGGATGGGATGACATTTTGCGAGATGATTCTAGTAAAGGAATATTTCAGATGGAGCTTGAGAATGCGGATGAAATTGCAGATTATGACGAGGAAGATGATTATGAG CTTCCAAGAGAATTAAGTCGGAAGAGTTTAGGAGGAAACTTAATTGCTGAAAAATTGGATAGCTTGATGGCTCTAACTTTTGAGCATCTCGAATCATGTAAAGCCAATGGTCGTTTGAGCGAG GTCTTTGAACCTCTTTTAGACTCGTTCCGAATTACGGTTTTGACTACATACAAGTCAAAATTTGCTCAG TTTGTGATGTTCTATGCCTGTGCTCTAGATCCTGAAAACTGCGGTGTGAGATTTGCGACATTGCTTGTAGATATTTTTGTTAGCAAAGACTACCCGATGCCATTCCG GATGAGTGCTGTTGCTTATCTTGCTAGCTTTTTATCACGTGCAAATTTTCTGTCAGCCCCTTTCGTCGCTATCATGTTGAAAAG GTTAGTAGATTGGTGCTTGGAATATTGCAAAACAGGTGGTGAAATAAACCCAGTCTCCCATAGACTTTTCTACTCTGCATGCCAG GCCATCATGTATGTGCTTTGCTTCCGAATGAAATCAATGATGGATGTTGCTTGGTTCAAGTCTCATCTGCTCTTTATAGAGCCGATCTTGAAGCATGCATTGAGCCCATTGAAG GTATGTCTGCCTTCTATTGTTGATGAGTTTTGCCAACAAGCAGAAGTAGCCAATCTATTCTCTTCATCTGAGGAATTTGTTTTTAGCGACTCACTGGAGTCCGAACATTCAAAGGCTTTTGGTGGGATGGAAAGGCTTGACATGTTCTTCCCATTTGACCCATGTTTGCTGAGAAAAAGTGACAG ATTCATCCGACCATACTTCGTGTATTGGTCAATGGTCAGACCTCCGTGCGATGAAGCTGAAGGCATTAGTGATGAAGACATTGGTGAGCAAGAGATTGATCTTGATGTGAGCAAAATGTCAATCACACCCCGGAAGTCTTCAGCTTATTGGATTCATGATGGATTTGAGGAGCCAAGAGGAATGCCCGCAAGAATTAGACCCTCAACAAGTCCAGAGTCTTTGTGA
- the LOC109012981 gene encoding class V chitinase-like isoform X1 codes for MASKTLAYVFSALLLLLQLSSSAGQITVVLKGGYWFPGSGFPVSSIDSTLFTHLFCAFADLNASTYQVTISSSNAAQFSTFTKTVQQKNPAVKTLLSIGGGGANASTFASMASQASTRKSFIDSSIQLARNNNFSGLDLDWEYPSTTTDMTNLGLLLNEWRAAVVNESNTTGKETLILAAAFFYSSVYYSLIYPIQAISNSLDWVNVMAYDFYGPGWSPSTTAPPAALYNPTSQVSGANGIEAWIQAGVPASKLALGLPFYGYAWRLLNASNNGIFAPANGPALSSDGSQTFSQIRDLITHSGYTTVYNSTIVTDYCYKETIWIGYDDIQSVSTKVTYAKGKGLLGYFAWHVGADKDSSLSTTASTTWG; via the exons ATGGCTTCAAAAACCCTTGCATATGTATTCTCCGCCCTCCTTTTGCTTCTCCAACTCTCCTCTTCTGCCGGACAGATCACAGTCGTACTGAAAGGTGGATACTGGTTTCCCGGCAGTGGATTCCCGGTGTCCAGCATAGATTCCACCCTTTTCACCCATCTCTTTTGTGCCTTTGCCGATCTCAATGCCAGTACATACCAAGTCACCATTTCTTCCTCAAACGCGGCCCAATTCTCAACTTTCACCAAAACAGTGCAGCAAAAGAACCCTGCTGTTAAAACCCTTTTGTCCATCGGCGGAGGAGGCGCCAATGCTTCAACCTTTGCTTCAATGGCTAGTCAAGCCAGTACTCGTAAATCGTTCATAGATTCCTCCATACAGCTAGCCAGGAATAACAACTTCAGTGGCCTTGACCTAGATTGGGAGTATCCGTCCACGACCACAGACATGACCAACCTTGGTTTACTCCTCAACGAATGGCGAGCAGCCGTGGTCAACGAATCCAACACCACCGGCAAGGAAACGTTGATTCTAGCCGCAGCATTCTTCTATTCCTCTGTCTATTACTCCTTAATTTATCCCATTCAGGCAATATCAAACAGTTTGGACTGGGTCAATGTAATGGCCTATGACTTCTATGGCCCCGGTTGGTCACCCTCTACAACCGCACCGCCGGCTGCATTGTACAATCCAACAAGCCAAGTTAGCGGGGCCAACGGCATTGAAGCTTGGATTCAGGCAGGTGTTCCGGCCAGCAAACTAGCTCTCGGTTTGCCATTTTATGGCTACGCATGGCGTCTGTTAAATGCTAGTAACAATGGAATATTTGCACCGGCAAATGGACCCGCTCTATCCTCAGACGGGTCCCAGACTTTCAGCCAAATCCGGGATCTGATAACTCACAGTGGATATACAACAGTGTACAACTCCACCATTGTTACAGATTACTGCTATAAGGAGACAATATGGATCGGTTATGATGATATCCAGAGTGTTTCTACCAAGGTTACATATGCCAAGGGAAAGGGTTTGCTCGGTTACTTTGCATGGCATGTTGGCGCCGACAAGGACTCCTCTCTTTCTACAACAG CTTCAACTACATGGGGATGA
- the LOC109012981 gene encoding class V chitinase-like isoform X2, which yields MASKTLAYVFSALLLLLQLSSSAGQITVVLKGGYWFPGSGFPVSSIDSTLFTHLFCAFADLNASTYQVTISSSNAAQFSTFTKTVQQKNPAVKTLLSIGGGGANASTFASMASQASTRKSFIDSSIQLARNNNFSGLDLDWEYPSTTTDMTNLGLLLNEWRAAVVNESNTTGKETLILAAAFFYSSVYYSLIYPIQAISNSLDWVNVMAYDFYGPGWSPSTTAPPAALYNPTSQVSGANGIEAWIQAGVPASKLALGLPFYGYAWRLLNASNNGIFAPANGPALSSDGSQTFSQIRDLITHSGYTTVYNSTIVTDYCYKETIWIGYDDIQSVSTKVTYAKGKGLLGYFAWHVGADKDSSLSTTASTTWE from the exons ATGGCTTCAAAAACCCTTGCATATGTATTCTCCGCCCTCCTTTTGCTTCTCCAACTCTCCTCTTCTGCCGGACAGATCACAGTCGTACTGAAAGGTGGATACTGGTTTCCCGGCAGTGGATTCCCGGTGTCCAGCATAGATTCCACCCTTTTCACCCATCTCTTTTGTGCCTTTGCCGATCTCAATGCCAGTACATACCAAGTCACCATTTCTTCCTCAAACGCGGCCCAATTCTCAACTTTCACCAAAACAGTGCAGCAAAAGAACCCTGCTGTTAAAACCCTTTTGTCCATCGGCGGAGGAGGCGCCAATGCTTCAACCTTTGCTTCAATGGCTAGTCAAGCCAGTACTCGTAAATCGTTCATAGATTCCTCCATACAGCTAGCCAGGAATAACAACTTCAGTGGCCTTGACCTAGATTGGGAGTATCCGTCCACGACCACAGACATGACCAACCTTGGTTTACTCCTCAACGAATGGCGAGCAGCCGTGGTCAACGAATCCAACACCACCGGCAAGGAAACGTTGATTCTAGCCGCAGCATTCTTCTATTCCTCTGTCTATTACTCCTTAATTTATCCCATTCAGGCAATATCAAACAGTTTGGACTGGGTCAATGTAATGGCCTATGACTTCTATGGCCCCGGTTGGTCACCCTCTACAACCGCACCGCCGGCTGCATTGTACAATCCAACAAGCCAAGTTAGCGGGGCCAACGGCATTGAAGCTTGGATTCAGGCAGGTGTTCCGGCCAGCAAACTAGCTCTCGGTTTGCCATTTTATGGCTACGCATGGCGTCTGTTAAATGCTAGTAACAATGGAATATTTGCACCGGCAAATGGACCCGCTCTATCCTCAGACGGGTCCCAGACTTTCAGCCAAATCCGGGATCTGATAACTCACAGTGGATATACAACAGTGTACAACTCCACCATTGTTACAGATTACTGCTATAAGGAGACAATATGGATCGGTTATGATGATATCCAGAGTGTTTCTACCAAGGTTACATATGCCAAGGGAAAGGGTTTGCTCGGTTACTTTGCATGGCATGTTGGCGCCGACAAGGACTCCTCTCTTTCTACAACAG CTTCAACTACATGGGAATGA